TATCAATAATACTGTTAGAGTTATATAGTTAAATGATTCGCGTAATTCATCCATTAGTCCCAACATATACTTTTGtcgatcaattaatttataaaatttgtcacGTTCAAATCTACCATTGTTGGCTAccaaaaagttttgaatattcatATTCGATATTTCCATTTGTCCGCAAATATGCATCGCCAgcacaaaaaaatacaaatcaaTCCCACAACTTAcgatattataaataacaaattcaaaagtacGGCATGCAAATCgaattatgtaaaaaacaGTTGGTATATCAGCTAAATTCCAGCATTCAGAACTGATTGGAGTTGTGCGTACATAAACAGTCGTATTTTCATTTGTCAAAACAGTGTGCGGAATCCTGTCTatggtaaattttaatgtgTATAGTAACAGCGGTGTTAATATACCATAAAATAGTATTCTATTTAAAGATGAATATCGACGCATTACAGTTCTACAATTATCGTCATTAATAATCCACCAATCGTTAATCacattattaacaataaatgaaatatttttgtgatagATATTTAAAAGTGATATTTTAGTAATTGCTGATATTGTAGCGATTATC
The sequence above is drawn from the Microplitis demolitor isolate Queensland-Clemson2020A chromosome 3, iyMicDemo2.1a, whole genome shotgun sequence genome and encodes:
- the LOC128667471 gene encoding uncharacterized protein LOC128667471, with the protein product MIRKAAINEPKTIHWTEDSIKAIGLYKYIIQIICSWPLEQRNIYWKIRISSLFVYLIISGIFIIQELLDHCGTSYEIASLFGMIIATISAITKISLLNIYHKNISFIVNNVINDWWIINDDNCRTVMRRYSSLNRILFYGILTPLLLYTLKFTIDRIPHTVLTNENTTVYVRTTPISSECWNLADIPTVFYIIRFACRTFEFVIYNIVSCGIDLYFFVLAMHICGQMEISNMNIQNFLVANNGRFERDKFYKLIDRQKYMLGLMDELRESFNYITLTVLLISGIHLNIMSI